Within the Candidatus Eisenbacteria bacterium genome, the region TGTGTCGAACCATTCGTACGGGTACATCACCGGCTGGTATTACAGCTCGGGCTCCGGTAACTGGTATTGGTACGGCGACGTCGAGGTGAGCGAGGTCGAGGACTACGCGTTCGGTTTCTACTCGGACCTCACCAAGGGGTGGGATGAGATCGCGTACAACGCGCCCTACTACGCGATCGTGAAGTCGGCGGGGAACGAGCGGGACGACGACGGCCCCGGGCCGGGCGGCGGCCACTACTACTGGGACCCGGACTCGAACGATTGGGAATGGAGCACGGCGACCCGTAATCCGGATGGCGGCGCGACCGGCCACGACTGCGTCTCGTGGAACGGGAACGCGAAGAACATCCTTGCGATCGGCGCCGTTGAGGACATACCGGGCGGATACACAAACCCGGGTGATGTCGTGATGGCCTATTTCAGCAGCTGGGGCCCGACGGACGACGGGCGGATCAAGCCGGATTTCGTCGCGAACGGGATCTCGCTCTACTCCTCGCACAACAGCTCGAACAGCGCCTACGCGACCTACAGCGGGACGTCGATGTCGTCGCCGAACGCGTCGGGCACGATCAATCTTCTCATTCGGTATTACGAGACGAGCCACGGAGAGACGCCGCGCGCGTCGACCGTGAAGGCGATCCTCATGCAGACGGCGGACGAGGCGGGGCCGGCGGGCGGGCCGGACTACTCGTTCGGTTGGGGGCTCATCAACGCCAGGAAGGCGGCGGAGCTGATTCAGGCCGATTCCTCGGCGACCGGGCGGATCCGCGAGGAGACGCTCGCGAACGGAGAGACGATCGAGTTTTTCTTTACCATTGAAGAGTCGGCGCCCGTTCGCCTCTCGGTCGCATGGACCGATCTTCCGGGAACGCCGGTGGCGCCCGCGGTCGATCCGCCCGATCTCATGCTCGTGAACGACCTCGATCTTCGTCTCGAGCGGATCGGCGGCTCGACCTACTCGCCCTACGTTCTTGATCCGTCGAACCCGAACGGGGCGGCGACGACCGGGGACAACATCCGGGACAACGCGGAGCAGGTTTACATCGCGTCCGCGCCGGCGGGGACGTATCGCGTGACCGTGAGCCACAAGGGGACGCTCGCCTCGCCGCAAGTCTATTCGATCGCGAGCACACATGACCTGGCGAGCGGCTCCGCGCCCGCGGCGCCCGAGGTGGCGGCGAGCGACACATCCTACTCGCACGTGTTCATCGAGTGGAACGAGGTTGCGGGGGCGGACAGCTTCCTGATCGCGCGGGACGCGGGCGTGCTCGCGATCGTGGATGCCTCTGTTCTCTTCTACCGCGACACGGTCTCCGCCGGAACGTACTTGTACGAAGTGCGGGCGGGGAACGCGTTCGGATGGTCGGATCCCGGCGCGGACGAGGGGACGGTGCTCCCGCCGCCGAACTGGGTCGATGTCGCGGAAGGTCCGCTCGCCGGGCCGGACAGCACGCTCGGCGCCGCGTGGGGGGATTACGACAACGACGGCGATCTCGACCTCTTCCTCGCGAACCGCGGGAGCGCGAGTCTTCTCCTTCGAAACGACGGCGGAAGCTTCGTCGACGCGACGCCGAGTCTTCTCGGCGGGAGCGGGAACGGCGCCGGCGCGGCATGGGGGGACCTCGACAACGACGGCGTCCTCGATCTCTACGCGGCGAACGACGGTCCGAACGCGCTCTTCCGCGGGCTCGGCGGGGGGCTCTTCGAGGATGCGACCGCGGGGGTTGTCGGCGACGCGGGAGACTGCCGGAGCGCGCCGTGGGGAGATTTCGAAGATGATCGAAGGCTCGATCTTTTTCTCGTGAACCACGGGTCGGCGGACCGGCTTCTTCGAAACGAGGCGCCCGGCCCCTTCGCCGACGCGACGCATCCGCCTCTCGGCGATACGGGGAGCGGGAGCGCCGCCGCATGGGGCGACTACGACAACGACGGCGACGTCGATCTCTACTTGACGCATGAAACGCCCGGCCTCTCGCGGCTCTATCGGAACGACGGGTTCGGTCTCTTCACGGACGTGACCGCCGGTCCGCTCGCAGGGAGCGCGGCCGGAGCGATGACCGTTTGGGGCGACTACGACAACGACGGCGACCTCGATCTCTTCCGGGTCGGCGTTGCGCCGGGAACCTCGGAGCTTCTCCGGAACGATGGAGGCGGCCTCTTCACGTCTGTCGCGGGAGGTCCGGCGAACGGCGCGCCCGGGCGGAGCGCCGCGTGGGGCGACATCGACAACGACGGCGATCTCGATCTCTATGTCGGATGCGACGGGTCGAATCGTCTCTATCGAAACGATGGGGGCGGCACGTTCGTCGAGATCGAGAGCGAGGCGCTCGGGGACGAAGGGGACGCGCGATCGGTCGTCTTCGGGGATTTCGAAAACGACGGCGATCTCGATCTTCTCGTCGCGAACGCGGACGGGCCGAACCGTCTCTTCCGAAACGACGCCGCGTCGCGCGGGAACCACTGGGTGCACCTGAACCTCGAGGGGACCGCATCGAACCGCTCGGCGATCGGCGCGCGCGTTCGCCTCGTCGCGGGCGGCCTCGCGCAGGTTCGCGAGGTTTCCGGGGGCGAGGGATCGGGGCAGGGCTCGCTCACGGCGGAGTTCGGTCTCGGGGATGAGGCTTTGATCGACACGATCGCGATCTCCTGGCCGTCCGGATATCTGGAGATCCTGACCGGGCTCGCCGCCGACTCGGTCTATCGGATCGTCGAGGACGCGATCTCGACCGGAATCGCCGCCGATACGAATCTCCCGCGCGCCTATCGGCTCCTTCCGAACGCGCCGAACCCGTTCAACCCGGCGACGCGGCTCTTCTTCGAGATGCCCGAGGCGGGGATGGTCGATGTGTCGATCTATGACGTGAGCGGACGTCTCGTTTCCGTCCTCGCGAGCGGCTTCCGTCCGGCGGGGCGGCACGATGTTGCTTGGGACGGAAGGGACGCCGCCGGCGGGGATGTTCCCTCGGGCGTCTACTTCGCGCGGATGACCGCGGGGGAATCCGCGATCGTGCGAAAACTCCTTCTGCTTCGCTGACCTTCTGTACCAGGTGCACTCGTGGGACCCATTCGCGAGCGTACCTGGTACAAACTCCTACGCGGGTGGATCAGGTACGAATCCGGATCTTCGCAACCGATTTCTTCCGTTGCGTTTAAACGTCTACATGTGATAGGATTACAACATCGCCGTGTGAGCGACCCGCGCCCCGGCGCCCAGCCGAACCGCCGGAGCCCAAAACAACATGAGCCTGCGCCCGCAGGCCCCTCACCCCCGGAGGTCTTCCGTGCGTCCCATCCTCGTGCTCGCCGTTCTCTTCCTTCTCGTTGGTGTCGCCGGCTCCCAGCCCGCAGAGGCCCGCACGTGGAACGTGCCGTCGCCCGCGACACCTACGATCGCGGCGGGGATCGATTCGGCTTTCACCGGCGACACAATTGTCGTTGCGGCCGGCACGTACTACGAGTTCGGGCTCGAGATGTCGCAAGGGTACGTCGTCCTGATGGGCGCCACCGGCGATCCGGCCGACGTCGTCATTGACGCGCAGTATATCGATCGAGTCCTCAACATCTCTGAGACGGCCGGAATCGTGATTCGCAACATGACGTTCCGGCACGGCTTCGCGGACCCCTATATGCAGGAATCGGGAGGCGCCCTCCTGCTGGAGGTGCACGCCGAGGCGCTCATCGAGAACTGCGTGTTCGAGGAAGACAGCGCGGGAACCGGCGGAGCGGCCGCCTGTCTTTCGCACTGCACGGGGACCTTTCGAAAGTGCACATTTCGAGGGAACGGGGCCGAGTTCAACGGCGGGGCCCTGTACGCCTCGATGGCGTTCGTCACGGTCGATTCCTGCCTGTTCGAGCTGAACTTCGCCGGCGGGTACGGAGGCGGCCTCGCCTGCGGCACGTGCTCTCTCTTCGTTTCGGGATCACGCTTCTCGAACAACACGAGCGGGTTAGCCGGCGGTGGAATCGTCATCGAATACTCGTACATGGCTCTCGACGACTGCCGCTTCGAGGAGAACCAGGCCGGTCTTCTCGGCGGAGGGCTCTATTCCGACACGTGCACCGTTGTGGCGGACGATCCCTTCTTCACGCAGAACGCGGCTCAAAGCGGCGGCGGGGTTTACCTGCGCAATTCGGACGGTACTCTGCGGGGAGGCGGGTTCACCCACAACTACGCGGACGGAGGAGAAGGCGGAGGAGCGATTGTTCTTGACGGGTCGAATCCAACGATCTCGAACGTCAACTTCTGGCACAACACGTCCAGGTCGTCCGGGGGCGGCGCGATGGCGATCCTCGACTGCGCGGCCCTCGTCGACTCCTGTTCCTTCCGATGGAACGTCGTGGATTCGACGAG harbors:
- a CDS encoding VCBS repeat-containing protein — protein: MRFNRSSLSRRVTALSLFLFVLFAPRAAFSQTTVPPGTNVGALLDLSARFSAELDARRPALYDELLARTDGPQGALNADPDIRLMFLAPSGQPIYVKTNNLNAARTLSVDDVWPGGSAGFALSGSGTTLGALAIWDGGGVRTTHQEFGGRATQMDGASGTNYHATHVAGTMIAAGVDPSAKGMSFQGSLACYDWNNDQSEMAVAAASGMNVSNHSYGYITGWYYSSGSGNWYWYGDVEVSEVEDYAFGFYSDLTKGWDEIAYNAPYYAIVKSAGNERDDDGPGPGGGHYYWDPDSNDWEWSTATRNPDGGATGHDCVSWNGNAKNILAIGAVEDIPGGYTNPGDVVMAYFSSWGPTDDGRIKPDFVANGISLYSSHNSSNSAYATYSGTSMSSPNASGTINLLIRYYETSHGETPRASTVKAILMQTADEAGPAGGPDYSFGWGLINARKAAELIQADSSATGRIREETLANGETIEFFFTIEESAPVRLSVAWTDLPGTPVAPAVDPPDLMLVNDLDLRLERIGGSTYSPYVLDPSNPNGAATTGDNIRDNAEQVYIASAPAGTYRVTVSHKGTLASPQVYSIASTHDLASGSAPAAPEVAASDTSYSHVFIEWNEVAGADSFLIARDAGVLAIVDASVLFYRDTVSAGTYLYEVRAGNAFGWSDPGADEGTVLPPPNWVDVAEGPLAGPDSTLGAAWGDYDNDGDLDLFLANRGSASLLLRNDGGSFVDATPSLLGGSGNGAGAAWGDLDNDGVLDLYAANDGPNALFRGLGGGLFEDATAGVVGDAGDCRSAPWGDFEDDRRLDLFLVNHGSADRLLRNEAPGPFADATHPPLGDTGSGSAAAWGDYDNDGDVDLYLTHETPGLSRLYRNDGFGLFTDVTAGPLAGSAAGAMTVWGDYDNDGDLDLFRVGVAPGTSELLRNDGGGLFTSVAGGPANGAPGRSAAWGDIDNDGDLDLYVGCDGSNRLYRNDGGGTFVEIESEALGDEGDARSVVFGDFENDGDLDLLVANADGPNRLFRNDAASRGNHWVHLNLEGTASNRSAIGARVRLVAGGLAQVREVSGGEGSGQGSLTAEFGLGDEALIDTIAISWPSGYLEILTGLAADSVYRIVEDAISTGIAADTNLPRAYRLLPNAPNPFNPATRLFFEMPEAGMVDVSIYDVSGRLVSVLASGFRPAGRHDVAWDGRDAAGGDVPSGVYFARMTAGESAIVRKLLLLR